From the genome of Scyliorhinus canicula chromosome 29, sScyCan1.1, whole genome shotgun sequence, one region includes:
- the LOC119958455 gene encoding BTB/POZ domain-containing protein KCTD11-like, with protein MLGAMFRGQFASSRDQMGNVFIDRDGKPFRHIINYLRSCHLDLPEGYKEMRLLKREADFYQIKPLLEELAGQQRAQGHALLQCNILSQSQTLHFNQKQGPLNYTLSTCSLTVYQARLFCTCPELLALLCSRLGCPWPPQAALDGPQRQPPCRLELRWGPRPAELPHCEYARLGLRQLWAQGGTRELRDGPAFVEELLEVALGQRFRVDSLLPEPGDILNCTSLRFLRY; from the coding sequence ATGTTGGGGGCGATGTTCCGGGGTCAGTTCGCCAGCAGCCGGGACCAGATGGGGAACGTCTTCATCGACAGGGACGGCAAGCCTTTCCGGCACATCATCAACTACCTGAGGTCCTGCCACCTGGACCTGCCCGAGGGATACAAGGAGATGCGGCTGCTAAAGAGGGAGGCGGATTTCTACCAGATCAAACCGCtgctggaggagctggcggggcagcagagggcccAGGGCCACGCGCTCCTCCAGTGCAACATCCTCTCCCAGTCGCAAACCCTTCACTTCAACCAGAAGCAAGGCCCCCTCAActacaccctgtccacctgctccCTGACCGTCTACCAGGCCCGCCTCTTCTGCACCTGCCCTGAACTCCTGGCCCTGCTCTGCTCCAGGCTGGGCTGCCCCTGGCCCCCCCAGGCCGCCCTGGATGGACCCCAGCGACAGCCCCCCTGCCGCCTGGAGCTGCGCTGgggcccccgccccgccgagcTGCCCCACTGCGAGTACGCCAGGCTGGGCCTCCGCCAGCTGTGGGCCCAGGGCGGCACGCGGGAGCTGAGGGACGGGCCGGCCTTCGTCGAGGAGTTGCTGGAGGTGGCGCTGGGGCAGCGGTTCCGAGTGGACAGCCTCCTGCCCGAGCCTGGGGACATCTTAAACTGCACCTCGCTGCGCTTCCTCAGGTACTGa